The following are encoded together in the Mumia sp. Pv4-285 genome:
- a CDS encoding dihydrofolate reductase family protein, whose translation MAKLIYSMITSLDGYAEAAEGDLGTGAADDPEVHTFIGDTFRPVRTFLYGRRMYETMVFWETAHTLPDAPPHILQYADDWQAAEKVVYSKTLESVSSARTRIERTFDADAVRRLKADSDHDLSIDGPTLAAQAIAAGLVDEYHLLITSTVVGGGKRFFPDGVRLDLELVEERAFDSGVVYARYRTR comes from the coding sequence ATGGCCAAGCTCATCTACTCGATGATCACCTCGCTCGACGGCTACGCCGAGGCGGCGGAGGGTGACCTCGGCACCGGGGCGGCCGACGATCCTGAGGTGCACACCTTCATCGGCGACACCTTCCGGCCGGTGCGCACGTTCCTGTACGGCCGGAGGATGTACGAGACGATGGTCTTCTGGGAGACCGCGCACACCCTGCCCGACGCGCCGCCGCACATCCTGCAGTACGCCGACGACTGGCAGGCCGCGGAGAAGGTCGTGTACTCCAAGACGCTGGAGTCGGTGTCCAGCGCCAGAACCCGGATCGAGCGGACCTTCGACGCGGACGCGGTGCGCAGGCTCAAGGCAGACAGCGATCACGACCTCAGCATCGACGGCCCGACACTCGCCGCCCAGGCGATCGCTGCCGGCCTGGTCGACGAGTACCACCTGCTCATCACCTCGACCGTGGTCGGCGGCGGCAAGCGGTTCTTCCCCGACGGCGTCCGCCTCGATCTCGAGCTGGTCGAGGAACGCGCGTTCGACAGCGGGGTGGTCTACGCGCGCTACCGGACCCGCTGA
- a CDS encoding CHAD domain-containing protein, with protein MRRRTGGADEGWHLKVPTKGGRDELRRPLGRATTTPPKPLRDLVAGWVRGESLVQVATVLTDRSPTQLLGAGGAVLAELTDDRVTASTPDGATVAWREWELELVDGATDLFDSADRVLATAGVGRAQQSRKVARTLGDRIPPAPRLRSPAAGKPVSRLVHARLVEQVGVLARRDVDARRGTEEGVHKMRVACRRLRALLATFRPTLDRDQTEPVREELRWLAGVLGQSRDATVIHERLRNLLADEARSQVHGPVLRRLRTTFEGRGRGEVLAALDSQRYFALRHRLDQLAADPPWTERADAPDRDLAPKVLGKELKRFRRRAEAAGAADQPEHALHEARKAAKRLRYAAEAVEPVAGKKARRLDRDAHRVTSHLGELQDTTVSRAELLAVAKAATAAGEPTFTYGRLHAREEARAGRLTTSFRVHRAVADLKARTRKARKAVRKN; from the coding sequence TTGCGTCGCCGCACGGGTGGCGCTGACGAAGGATGGCACCTGAAGGTTCCGACCAAGGGCGGGCGCGACGAGCTCCGTCGCCCGCTCGGCAGGGCGACCACCACGCCTCCGAAGCCGCTGCGGGATCTCGTCGCCGGCTGGGTGCGTGGAGAGTCGTTGGTCCAGGTCGCGACCGTGCTCACCGACCGGTCACCGACGCAGCTGCTCGGCGCGGGCGGTGCTGTGCTCGCGGAGCTCACCGACGACCGTGTCACTGCGTCGACGCCCGACGGCGCGACCGTCGCCTGGCGCGAGTGGGAGCTCGAGCTCGTGGACGGAGCGACCGACCTCTTCGACTCGGCTGACCGGGTGCTCGCGACCGCGGGGGTCGGGCGCGCGCAGCAGAGCAGGAAGGTCGCACGGACGCTCGGTGACCGGATCCCGCCCGCACCCCGGCTACGGTCGCCGGCGGCCGGCAAACCGGTCTCCCGCCTGGTCCACGCGCGCCTGGTCGAGCAGGTCGGGGTGCTGGCCCGCCGCGACGTCGACGCGCGTCGGGGGACCGAAGAAGGCGTGCACAAGATGCGGGTCGCCTGCCGGCGACTGCGCGCGCTGCTCGCCACGTTCCGGCCCACCCTCGACCGCGACCAGACAGAACCGGTGCGAGAGGAGCTGCGTTGGCTCGCGGGCGTGCTCGGGCAGTCCCGCGACGCCACGGTCATCCACGAGCGGTTGCGGAACCTCCTGGCCGACGAGGCTCGCAGCCAGGTCCACGGGCCGGTGCTCCGCCGGCTTCGTACGACCTTCGAAGGACGCGGCAGAGGCGAGGTGCTCGCCGCTCTCGACTCCCAGCGCTACTTCGCCCTTCGCCACCGGTTGGACCAGCTCGCAGCCGACCCGCCGTGGACCGAGCGCGCCGACGCGCCGGATCGCGACCTCGCGCCGAAGGTGCTCGGCAAGGAGCTGAAGCGCTTCCGCAGACGGGCCGAGGCCGCGGGAGCCGCCGACCAGCCCGAGCATGCGCTCCACGAGGCGCGCAAGGCCGCGAAGCGGTTGCGGTACGCCGCAGAGGCGGTCGAGCCCGTGGCCGGCAAGAAGGCGCGACGCTTGGACCGCGACGCGCACCGGGTCACCTCTCACCTCGGCGAGCTGCAGGACACCACGGTCAGCCGCGCCGAGCTGCTCGCGGTGGCGAAGGCGGCGACGGCCGCCGGCGAACCGACGTTCACCTACGGCAGGCTGCACGCCCGTGAGGAGGCGCGAGCCGGCCGGCTCACCACCTCGTTCCGAGTCCATCGGGCCGTCGCTGACCTGAAGGCACGCACCCGCAAGGCGCGCAAGGCCGTACGGAAGAACTGA